The following proteins are co-located in the Leptospira selangorensis genome:
- the gspN gene encoding type II secretion system protein GspN, with protein sequence MARAKKIEIEEEEELISNEEEEFLTMELEELPPEEEEEDTPRFSLKQKLILIGSGLSSFLLFLILLFPYENIVRQLMNSSSGQPSSVFFNELSVSVLLGKVSVKSMEIMGQTFKIRSKDAQIKAGLFSLLRKKVNGDFEVQELEIDYDGQTLGNIGELEGHLKLDSLSVPASRFGGTFSLKMPEGKFGSFPNLPEIPFIGKIENFFINKILITSRIDQGMVEFEEFIIDTSVARLDLHGNLRLSDSLPSSQLNLRACFELERNFASAAENQIIVGALDLLEKGGSGKCIPITGSFQRPEFKIPGLNAPAGLPGAGPAP encoded by the coding sequence TTGGAGGAATTACCTCCTGAGGAAGAAGAGGAAGATACTCCCAGATTTTCTCTCAAACAAAAACTCATCTTGATCGGAAGCGGGCTCAGTTCCTTTCTTCTTTTTTTGATCTTATTATTCCCTTACGAAAACATTGTCCGCCAGCTGATGAATTCATCATCCGGACAACCAAGCAGCGTATTTTTTAACGAGTTATCAGTTTCAGTTCTACTCGGAAAAGTTTCCGTAAAATCTATGGAAATCATGGGTCAGACATTCAAGATCAGATCCAAAGATGCTCAGATCAAGGCCGGACTTTTTTCCTTATTAAGAAAAAAGGTAAACGGCGATTTCGAAGTACAAGAATTAGAGATCGATTATGACGGCCAAACTTTGGGCAATATAGGGGAATTAGAAGGTCACTTAAAGTTAGATTCTCTTTCTGTCCCGGCCAGTAGATTCGGCGGAACATTTTCACTTAAAATGCCAGAAGGAAAATTCGGATCTTTTCCAAATCTTCCTGAAATTCCTTTTATAGGAAAAATAGAAAACTTCTTCATAAATAAGATACTCATCACTTCCAGAATTGACCAAGGAATGGTAGAGTTCGAAGAATTTATCATAGATACCTCCGTTGCAAGATTGGATCTGCATGGAAATCTTCGACTATCAGATTCACTCCCCAGTTCTCAATTGAATCTGAGAGCCTGTTTCGAGTTAGAAAGAAATTTTGCTTCTGCTGCAGAAAATCAGATCATTGTGGGTGCATTAGATCTTTTAGAAAAAGGCGGAAGTGGTAAATGTATCCCGATCACAGGATCTTTCCAAAGGCCTGAATTTAAGATCCCAGGATTAAACGCTCCAGCAGGTTTACCCGGAGCAGGTCCGGCTCCTTAA